GGCGTGGATGATGAAGTTGGCCACCACCTCGTCGATGGCCAGCACTACCTGATTGACCGTGATTTCGGGCAGGTTGCGGCTGTTGAGGTAATTCCGCACAAAGTCCCGCACCTGCTGGAGGTGGCTGCGGGAGCAGGCAATGCGGAGGGTGGATTTCATCGGGTGGTCAAACGTTAAAAGTTGAGAGTCAGGAGTTGCCAGTGATATAGTCGGGAGGCGCGAAGGCCCACGTTCAACTGCTCACTCTTAACTCGTAACTCACCTATGCAGCTTCGGCTTCGGCGGCGCTGGGTACGATGGTCATCAGCGCATCGAGGCCCAGAATTTCGAACACGTTGAACACTTTTTCCTGCATGTTGAAGAACACCAGCTTCACGTTGGCATCCTGAAAACGCTGCAGGTGCGAGATGAACACTCCCAGGCCGGCCGAGGAGATATAGCTGAGCTTGGCACAGTCGACCAGCACCTTGCGGTAGTTGAGGATGTCCGGCTTGGCCAATTCGGTGTCAAGCACAATGGCGGAGCTAGCGTCGAGCTCGCCATCGAGCAGGAGGGTGAGGGTTTCGGCGGAGGGTTGGGCAGTTACTTTCATAATGAGGTCGATACGTCAGGCCAACAGTGGGGGTTGGGCCGACTTGAATTTAATGACCAGCAGGGTCTGGTCGTCGTGAATCGGATGCCCGTGGGTGAAGGCGTTGAGGTCCTTCAAAATAAAGTCCTTGATTTCGTTCGCTTCTTGGTAATAGCTCTCTTCGAGGCGCAGCTTGAGGCGGTCTTCGCCGTATTCTTCGGTGCCGTCGCCGCCCCGGGCTTCCACGATGCCGTCGGTGTAAATCACCATCACGTCGCCGGGGCTGTAGTCGTAAAACTGGTTCTTGATGTGCTTCTCGTAGCTCTCGTTGCGGATGATGCCGAGCCCGAGGCCCTGCGACTCAAAGTAAAACACCTCCTCGCGCAGGGCGTGATAGTACAGCGTGTGGCAGTGCCCGGCGCGGGCAAACACGAAGCCACCCTGCTCATAATCAATGATGTAGAGCGACGAGGTGATGAACGACGATTTCTCTAGGCAGTGGGTGAGGGCCGCGTTGGCCTGGGCCATGAAGCGGCTGGGCACCGGAAATTTGTCCCGCTCGTTTTTCGCCAGCGGGTTTTCCTGCATCAGCGAATGGAAAATGCCCTTCATCTGAGCCATGTGGAAGGCCGCCGTCACGCCCTTGCCGCTCACGTCGCCGATGATGACGGCCAGCCGCCGGCCCGGCAGGTGCAGGAAATCGTAAAAATCGCCGCCCACTTCCTTGGCCGCCAGCGAGTGCGAGCTGATGTCGAACCAGTTGTCGGTGGGCAGGTTTTTCGGAATGAGGCTGTCCTGCACCTGCGAGGCAATTTTCAGCTCCTCCTGCGTGCGCTGGTTTTCCAGCGACGTGCGCACCAGCTCCAGGTTTTCGATGCTGAGCACGGCCTGGCTGGTGAAGGTTTGCAGGATGCTCAGGTCTTCGCGGTCAAAGGTGTTGGGCTCTACCTTGAGCAGGTAGAGCATGCCGTAGTTGAAGTGCAGACCGCGCAGGGGCAGCTGCAGCAGCGAGCGGTAGTGCTGCGTGGTGCCCTCGAACCCGATGCGGGCGTGCAGGTCGTTGGTGATGAAATCGCCCTCGGGCAGGTCGTGGCCCTGCAGGCGGGCGCGGAGGGCATCGGCCTGTTCGGGCTCGAGGTTGAAATACTGCGTGGCGGCCGCCGCAGTCACGCCCGAGTGGCCGGGGTCGAGGTCGAGCCAGGCGGCATCGGCCTTCACCGTCTGCACCGCCGACTCCAGCAGAATGTGGTACACCTCGGCCGTGGTTTGGCCGCGCTGAATGATTTGGGTGAGGCGCTGCAGACGCAGGATTTCGCTGCGCCGCTGCTCGATGACGTCGGCAATGGGCAGGTTGAAGAACGTCACCAACAAGCCCATTAAGGCATAAAATGCCGAGAAGAAAGCCGTGAGCAGCAGAAACGCGTGCTGCGGCTGCGGCGCAATGAGCTGCGGGTCGGCCTGCGTGACGCGGAAGTACTGCACAAATACCAGCACACTAAACAGCAGGCCGGACTGCAGCAGCACGGCGCGCCACTTCTCGCGCTGGCTGAGGTAGGCCACCCATTTCTGGTGCCCGCTCAGGTAGATGCCGTATAGGCCAAGCAGCACCACCAGGGGAATGCCGATGTAATTGGGCGGGTTGACGCCCACCAGCCGGAACAGCAGCGTAGCGCCCAGCAGCACCTCAAAAACCGTCCACTCGCGCTGCAGGCGGGGCAACGACCGAAACAGCACCAGCGCCCGCCACGCGTAGTTGGTGCGCGCCAGAAAAACAACGAATAGCCCCAGGTTCAGGGTATAGATGCTGGTGAAGAACAGGCCGTTGCTGTCGAATACCGGCTGGTCTTTCATGAGACGTTCCAGCAGGTGCAGGCCGATGCAGGCCAACGCCAGCAGGCCCGGCCCCGTGAGCAGGCGCCGCAACAGGCGCACGAACGCCTGCCCGTGCAGCGGCGAGGGCTGGTAGCGGTAATAGAGAAACACGCCCAGCACGAACACCCCCTGCGCCAGCTGCGTGGTCCATTCCGGCCAAGTGCCCAGCCACGGCCCGGCGCCCGAGTGGCTCAGGGCACTCAGTAGCAGCAGGACCCAGCTCAGGAAGCTAAGCGGCAGCAGAAAAGAGGGTAAGCGTTGAAGCACAGACAGAAACTAGGAATAACACAAGCTCACCAGCCCGTTGCGCCGTGGCTAGCGCTCAACCGGCATGCAAGATACAATCCCCCCGCAAAAGCAAGCCCAACATTATGGCATGACTGAAGGAGCCCCGCCAGCGTAGGCCGGCGGGGCTCCTTGGAGGTCAGGGCGCTAAAAAATTACGCTTACCGGCTCGAATAGTTCGGCGCCTCGCGGGTGATTTGCACGTCGTGCGGGTGCGACTCGCGCAGGCCAGCCCCGGTGATGCGCACAAACTGCGCGGCCTGCAACGCCTCAATATTGCGTGCGCCCACATAGCCCATGCCCGCGCGCAGGCCGCCGGCCAACTGGTAAATCACCTCGCTCACGTTGCCTTTGAAGGGCACGCGGCCCACAATGCCCTCGGGCACCAGCTTCTTCACGTCATCCTCGGCATCCTGGAAGTACCGGTCTTTGCTGCCGTCCTCCATGGCTTCCACCGAGCCCATGCCGCGGTACGATTTGTACTTGCGGCCTTCGTAGATGATGAGGTCGCCGGGCGCTTCTTCGGTGCCGGCCAGCAGCGAGCCCACCATCACGGCGGCGGCGCCCCCGGCCAGGGCCTTCACCAGGTCGCCCGAAAACTTGATGCCGCCGTCGGCCACCAGCGTCACGCCGGTGCCTTCCAAGCCCTTCGCGGCTTCGAGCACGGCCGAAAGCTGCGGCACGCCAATGCCGGCAATGATGCGCGTGGTGCAGATGGAGCCCGGGCCCACGCCTACTTTCACCACGTCGGCGCCGGCGTCGGCCAGGGCTTTGGCGCCGGCGGCGGTGGCCACGTTGCCGGCCATCACGGGCAGCTTGGGGTAGGCGGCTTTGATGGCGCGCACGGCGTCTAGCACGCCCTTGGAGTGGCCGTGGGCGGTGTCGAGGCTCACGATGTCGACGCCGGCCTCGACCAGCGCCGCGACGCGGGGCAGCAGGTCGGCCGTGACGCCCACGGCGGCGCCCACGCGCAGGCGGCCCTGGCCGTCTTTGCTGGCGTGCGGGGTGCGGCGGCGCTTGCGAATGTCTTTGTACGTCATCAGGCCGGCCAAGCGGCCTTCGGTGTCCACGAGGGGCAGCTTGTCCACTTTGCTGTCGGTGAGGAGCTGCTCGGCGGCGGCTTGGTCGATGCCGGCGGGGGCCGTCACGAGGCGGTCGAGCGGAATCATGACCGTGGTCACGGGCTGGGTCAGGTCGGTTTCGAAGCGCAGGTCGCGGCTGGTGAGGATGCCTTGCAAGGTGTGGTCTGGGGCCACCACCGGGATGCCGCCGATGTTGTGCTTGCGCATGAGCTGGCGGGCGTCGGCCAGGGTGGCGGTGGGCGGCAGCGTGAACGGGTCCTGAATCAGGGCCGACTCGCTGCGCTTCACGCGGCGCACGTGCTCGGCCTGCGCCTTGATGGACATGTTCTTGTGAATGATGCCCAGGCCGCCTTCCTGCGCCAGCGCAATGGCCATGTCCGACTCCGTGACGGTGTCCATGGCCGCCGAAATGAGCGGGGTGTGCAGCCGGATGGTGGGGGTGAGGCGGGTGCCGGTGTCGCAGTCTCGGGGGAGCACCTCGGAGTATGCCGGCAGCAGCAGCACGTCGTCGTAGGTGAGGGCCTCGAAGGCAATTTTAGGGGTTGCGGAGTCCGCCATGGCAAAAGGGGTTGGGGGTTGGTACCTTTTGCCAGTCAAAGTTACGGCGGGAAATTGGGTTGAAAGCGCTTAAATAGAAGAGCGGCTTTATTCCTTCGTGAATTTTACCACGCCCACCTCATTGCCGGCCACTACCCGTGAGAGGTAAAGCCCACTGGCTAAGCTGCGTAGGTTCACAGCCTGGCCGTTGCGCACGGCTGCTCGCAGTACGGTGCGCCCCTGAGAGTCGCTGATTTCCAGGCCAACTTCGGCCAGAGCGGCGGGGAGCACCACGTGCAGCTCCTGCGCAACGGGGTTGGGGTAGAGGCTCACGGCCAGGCGTTGGGCAGGGCGGGCCGCCGTGGCCACGCCGGGGGCATACAGCCAAGAATAACCGGCCGGAAACTCGCGCTTCCAGAACCACTCGGCGTGTTGGCCGTCGGTGCGGGTGTTGAAGTTGAGGTTAGCCGCCGGCACACCGCCGCGCTGCAAAGAATCGCGCATGGCGGCCATCTGGGGCACCATGGTGGTGCTCTCGGCAGTGCCGCTCACGAAGTAGAAGCGGGTGTTGGGGTTGGCGGGGTGAGCGTGCACGTACTGGAACAGCTGCGTGGCCGCAAACCAGTAGGCCGGCGAAAACACGCCCACTTTACCAAACACCGTGGGCTCGCGCAGGGCGGCGTAGGTGGCAATGAGCGCGCCCATGCTGGAACCCGCGATGCCGGTATTTTCGCGGCTGGTCAGGGTGCGGTAGTTGGCGTCGATGTAGGGCTTCAGGGTTTGCACCAGGAAGTCGACGTAAAGGTCGCCTTGCCCGCCGCCGTACTGCGGGTTGTTCCAGGGCGAGTACTCGTCGAGCCGGGCGCTGCCGTTGTCGACGGCCACCACAATGCAGCCGGTGGGGTCCTGGCCGCTGGCTTGCAGCTGGTTCAGGGTTTCGTCCACGCTCCACTCGCCGGCAAAGGAGGTGCGGGCGTCGAACACGTTCTGGCCATCTTGCATATACAGCACCGGGTAGCGGCGCCCGCTGCTGGCGTAGTCGGCCGGCAGATACAGCCACACGCGCCGGGTACGCCCCAGCTGCGGCATGGCAAACGTGGTGGAAATCACCGTGACGTTGGCCGCCGCCGTGGACGTGCCGGTGGGCGTACCGCCCGCCAGGTCTTCCCAGTTCAATACCTGGTGCAGCACCGTGGCGCCCGCGCCGGCAATGGTGTACGTCCGGTTGGGCACCTGCCCGTTGGAAGCCGTGGTTTCGACCGCCGCCCACGAGCCGCGGGTGAATTTGTACTCAATAGACCCCGTCACCGAGGCGGGCAGGGTGATGGAATACGTGCCATCGGCCGAATTGTACGCCAGGGCGTGGGCCGCGCTGGCGGGGTTCCAATTGTTGAAAGTGCCCGCCATGTAGATGGTGGCATTGGCCGGCGTATTGCTGGGAACGGCCGTAATGCGGAAGGTGGTTTGGGCCTGGGCGGCAAGCCCCAGCAAGGCCAGCAGGAAGGTAAAAAGCTTTTTCATAGCGCAGCGGGACAGAGTGGGAATGGACGTGGCACGAAGGTACGTCCGCGAGCTGCGGCCTATGCTTTCGACCGTTTGGTCAAACAATTCAATACCTCAACTCGTCTTAGCGCCTACCATTTCATTGCAATTCATCATGCCCGATTCCACTCCCCAAACCTGGTTTATTACCGGCGCCTCGTCCGGCTTCGGCGAAGCCCTGGCCGACCACGTGCTCGAACAAGGCGGCCGCGTGGCCGCCACCTTCCGCAAGCCCGAGCAGGCCGCGGACTTCACCGCCAAAACCCCCGACCGCACCCTCGGCGTGGTGGCCGACGTGACCAACGAAGGCCAAGTGAAAACGGCCATTGCCGATTCCATTGCCCGTTTTGGCCAGCTCGATGTGGTGGTGAACAACGCCGGCTACGGCTCCATGGGCAGCATCGAGGAGGTGCCGGCCGAGGAGGTGCAGCGCCAGTTCGACGTGAACGTGTTCGGGGCCTTGCACGTGCTGCGGGCCGTGCTGCCGCACCTGCGCGAGCGCAAAAGCGGCCACGTGCTCAACATCACCAGCATCGGCGGGCTGAAAACTTTTCCCGGCGTGGGCATCTACAACGCTTCCAAATTTGCCCTGGAGGCCATTGGCGAGAGCCTGAGCCAGCAGGTGGGCCCGCTCGGCATCAAGGTCACCAACATCGAGCCCAGCGGCTTCCGCACGAAGTGGGCCGGCGAGTCGGCTACCATCGCCAACACGAAAATCGATGACTATCAGCCCACCGTGGGCGAAAACATCCGCGGCATTGAGGGTTACAGCGGCCGCCAGCCCGGCGACCCCGTGCGCGCCGCCAAGGCCATGTACGACGTAGTGCAGATGGAAAACCCGCCCCTGCACCTGCCCTTGGGCAAAGCCGCCGTGAAGGGCGCCCGCGACAAGTTTGCGACCCTTACTAAAGAGCTGGAGCAGTACGCCGACATGGGCGACGCCGCCGATTTTCCGGCCGGTGAGTAAGAAAAAACTGGTCGGCTGCCGACTACAAACGGTCATGCGGCGCGCCGCATGACCGTTCTTTTTGGTAACATAGGCTTGCCCGCCGCCCGACTTATCTTCGCCCCATGCCGCATTCTACCAACGACCACCGCGCCACCTCTTGGGAAGACCTGCAGCGCCTGCTGTTCCAGAATACCTGGGACGGGCGCATCGGGCGGTTTCGGTCGCCGTTTGTGTACCGGGGCAGCCGTTCGCGGCATTATCTGCTGAATACCAGCTTGCAGCGCCTCGGCGGCGAGTACCACCGCCTGGAGCACCACCTGCTGCGCAACTTCCGCAAATACGCCCGCGACACGCCCATGCAGGCCGCCGGCGCCAGCACCTGGGACTGGCTGGCCCTGGCCCAGCACCACGGCTTGCCCACCCGCCTACTCGACTGGACCTACTCGCCCTACGTGGCCCTGCACTTTGCCACCGACGACCTCGACGCCTACCACGAAGACGGCATCGTGTGGGCCCTGAACTACGTGAAAGCCGCCGAGCACCTGCCCCAACGCCTGCGCCAGGCCCTGCGCCAGGAGGGGTCCAACGTTTTCACCTCCGAGCTTCTTCAGCCCGAAAGCAGCAGCCTGCACGAGCTGGAGCAGCTGCAGGCCGAACCCTACGTGCTGTTTCTGGAGCCGCCCAGCCTCGATGCGCGCATCGTGCACCAATACGCGCTGTTTTCGCTGATGAGTACGGCCCAGAGCGTGCTGCACGATTGGCTGGCCGCCCGCCCCGAGCTGTATTTCCGCATCATCATTCCGGCCGAGCTCAAATGGGAAGTGCGCGACAAGCTCGACCAGGCCAACATTACCGAGCGGGTGCTGCTGCCGGGCCTCGGTGGCCTCAGCCGCTGGCTGCACCGCCACTACTCGCCCCGCACCGATGGTCGCAGCTTCCTGGATGAGAACGAGATGCGGTGATTCAGTGAGCAGTGAACAGTGAGCAGTGAACAGTTGGCAGATGAGGCTAAGCTGTTTTGTTCACTGTTCACTGTTCACTGTTCACTGAAGTTTACTGTCCTAGCCGCTTCTTCGTGAGCTTGGTGGGGATGTGTTCCATAGGCTTATCGGGCCAGGGGTGCTTGGGGTAGCGGCCCTTCAAATCTTTGCGCACATCGAAGTAGCCCTTTTCCCAAAAGCTGCGCAGGTCGCGCGTGACCTGGGCCGGCCGGCCGCCGGGCGAGAGCAGGTGCAGCAGCAGCGGCACCCGCCCGCCCGCCACCGCGGGCGTTTCGGTGAGGCCGAACAACTCCTGCAGCTTCACGGCCAGCACGGGCGCGGCGGGGTCGCTATAGTCGAGGGTGATGTGCGAGCCGCTGGGCACCTCCAGCTCGGCTGGCGCGAGGCGGTCGAGGGTCTGGCGCTGGGCCCAGCTGCCGGGCAGGCGCGCCAGCAGCGGCTCGTATAAGTCCAGACGCTGGACCTGGTCGAGGGTTTTGAGGCCGGTAAGGTGCGGACCCAGCCACTCGGGTAACTCCCGGGTCAAGGTTTCGTCGTCGAAGGCCGGCCACGCTTCGGCCGCGCCGTCTTCGGCGGCGGGAAAGTGCTGCCGCAAGAATTCCAGCCGCTGCTGCAGTTGGCGGGCGCCGGGCGTCCAGTTCAGCTTGCTCACGCCGGCTTCCAGCAAATAGTCCAGCAAGGCCCGCGCCACCAGTGAGGCATCGGGCTGGCCAATGACTTTTTCGTCGAGCAACAGGGCGCCCAGGCGGCGCACCCGGCGGCCGGTCACGCGCTGGGCGGCCGGGTCGTAGCGCACCTCATCGGTGGTCGTAATCTGGTCGGCAAAGGCCAGCTCCAGCTCGTCTTGCCCCAGGGGCGCGGCCAGCGTAGCCCGCGGCGCCGAGGCCGTGCCCGCCAAATGCGCCACCGCAAAAAACGTGGCCTGCGGGTCTACGTCCGTCGTGTTCAGGCTCACGCGCTGGCCCGTCACGAGGCGCAGGCGGTCGTGCGTTTCGCGCTGGGCCAGCCGGTCAGGATAAGCAAGCGCCGTGAGCAGGCCGACTGGTGAATTGGTGAGGTGGTGGGGTGGTGAGGCCGCGGCTTTGCCCAGACGGCCGGTCAGGTTGCGGGCCACGTCGCGCACGCGCTGCAGCGTGGCGTGGTGCAGCGCCAGACCCGGCAGCGGCGGCCGGCCGCTGGTTAGGGCTTCGAGACGCAAGCGCAGGTCGGGCGGCGCGGGGCGCGTGTCGGTGGGAGAGGCCCAGCGCAGCAGGTCGCGCTCAGCCAGCAAAGCGGCCAAGGAAGCAGCTGAGGTGCCGTGCCCCAGTTCCTGTCCGCGCACCACCAAGTGGCCCAGGCGCGGCGGTAGGCCCAGCGCGGCCAGCTGCCGGCCATGCGCCGTGGGTTTGATGGCCGCAGTAGTGGTCACCATGGCTCCTAAGCGTAAGAGTAATTCCTGCGCCTGGCCAAAGGCAGCGGCGGGTGGCGCATCCAGCCAGCGCAGGGCGGTGGGCTCGGCCGCGCCCCATAGCGCTAGCTCCAGCGCCAGGCTGCTGAGGTCAGCAGTGTGGATTTCGGGCGGACGGTGGGCGGGCAGGTTGTGGTGCTCGGCTTCGGTCCAGAGGCGGTAGCAGGTGCCGGGGGCCAGGCGGCCGGCGCGGCCCCGGCGCTGGTCGGCGGCGGCGCGGGCCACGGGCACGGTTTCGAGGGTGGTGAAACCGGTGCGCGGCACGAAGCGCGGCACCCGCGCATAGCCGCCGTCAATTACTACCCGCACGCCCTCGATGGTGAGGCTGGTTTCGGCAATGCTGGTGGCCAGAATGACCTTGCGCCGTCCGGGTTTCGATGGTCGCAAGGCGGCGTCCTGGGTTTCGAGTGGCAATTCGCCGTGCAGCAGGTGCAGGTCGACGTACTCGGGCAGGGCATCTTCCAGCTTGCGGGCGCTGCGCTGCAGGTCGCCCACGCCGGGCAGGAAAACCAGGATGTCGCCCTCGGCGTGGGTGTTCAGCGCGGCGCGCACCTGCGCGGGCACCAGCTCGGCCAAGCGGTCGGCAGGCTTATTGGGCAGGGCGGCGGCCCGCCGCGGGTCGAGGTAGTGCGTTTCAATCGGAAACAGAAAGCCCGCCGACGACACCACCGGCGCGGGCAGCCACTGGCCCAGCCGCTGCGCTTCGAGCGTGGCGCTCATGATGAGGATGCGTAAATCATTGCGCAGCACGGCTTGCGCGTCCAGCGCCAGCGCTAGGCCTAGGTCGGCGTTCAGGCTGCGCTCGTGAAATTCATCGAACACCACCGCGGCCACGCCTTCCAGCGCCGGGTCGTCCTGAATCATGCGCGTCAGAATGCCTTCGGTGATGACTTCCACGCGGGTTTCGGCGCTCACCTTGCTGTCGAGCCGCACGCGGTAGCCAATGGTGCGGCCCACGGGCTCGCCCAGCAGCTGAGCCAGGCGGGCGGCAGCACCGCGCACGGCCAGCTGACGCGGCTCCAGCACCAGAATTTTATCGTTGGGGTTGCGCCACTCGGCGGCCAGCAGCTCCAGGGGTACCACGGTGGTTTTGCCGGCACCCGGCGGCGCTTCCAGCACCACGCGGCTGTTGGCCGCCAGCGCGGCCCGCAAGGCAGGCAGCGCCGCGAGGATGGGCAAGTCGGGCAACGGCGGCAAAACGAAGGCGGGGTTCACCCGGCAAAATTACATCTGCTTTAAGCGGCCCCGTTGCCAGACCGCGCCTTACTTGCCGGGGGTAGTCGGGCGGGGAGCCGAAGCTAGAAGAGCGGGGGTAAGGACGGCTAAAAAACTGCTGCGGTCCGTTAGGCCAGCCGGCAGCGCCGCCGGTTGGTGGCCGAAGCGGCTGCCAGAAGTTTTGGCCAACTCCCCGCTTAGCCACACCTTGGGCCCCGCCACCGCTAGAGTGAGGGCGTCGTCGTCGTGGGGGCCGCCCACGCCTTGTGCCCAGGTAAACCCCGCAGCGGGGCCGGTATCGGTGAGCTTGGCCACGAAGCCATCGGTCTGGCCAACGGAAGACAGCGCCGTGCGGCCAAAGCTAGCCGGGGCGGCAGGAAGGTGCTGTTTTCGGTCGTGGCGGTGGCCGAAGAAACCGGCCACGTACACTTCGGTGCCCTGCACGGCCATGGCGTACACGCCGTCGTCGCCCAGCCCCCCGGCGCGCTCGGCCCACACAAAGCGGCCACTGGCGCCCGTGTCCGTGAGCTTGGCCACGAAGGCATCCGAACCAAACGTTCCGGTGGAGCGACGTGGGCCGCAAACAATACCGGATTTTGGATTGGACGAGTCCGGCAGGTACACGTGCTGGTCCGCATTGGTCAAAGCAAGGGCGCCGAATGTGGCCACGTTGCCCCCAAAATAGCCCGCCAAGTACACACTCTTGCCCCGCACCGCCAAGGCGCGAACGTAGTCGAGGCCGTCGCTGCCCACGCGTTGGCACCAGCCAAAACGGCTGGTGGCTCCCAGGTCGGCGAGTTTGGCGATGAAGACGTTGCTGAGGCCCTTCGCCGTGAGGGACGTGGGGCCAAAAGACACTGAGCCGGAGAAATGACCAGCCACGTACACGCCGCTGCCGCTCACGGCCAGGAGAGGCCCCGAATCGTAGCCACTGCCCCCGGCCTGCTGCGCCCAGCCAAACCGAGCAGCGGGGCCGGTATCGGTGAGCTTGGCCACGAAGATGTCGGGGCTGGTAGCTGTCTGGCCGGTGGTGGCCAACGTGGTGCTGCCGAATTGGGCAGCCTGGGTGAATAGGCCGCCCAGGTACAGTGTGTTGGCGTTGGCGGCCAGGGCCGTGGCGCGGTCATTGCCCGCGCCGCCGGCTCGCGCGGCCCACACAAAAGCGGCCGCCGTGCCATGGTCGCTGAGCTTGGCCACAAACGCATCCGAGCCGCCAGCCGAGGTCAGGGTGGTGGTGCCAAAAGTGGCCGTAGCCGGCGCGCTCGCCGTTTCGGCCGCCGTGCCGCCAAATTGACCCACCACATACACCGCATCACGATGCAGCGCCAGGGATGCGGAATGGTCGAAACCGCTACCGCCGGCTCGTTGGGCCCACACGTATTTTCCCAAAGCCCCGCTCCATTTGGCCACAAACACGTCAGAGCCACCGGCGCTGTTCAGCTCGGTGCTGCCGAGGCGGACTGTGCCCCAGAAGGAGCCGGCCACGTACACATTACCAGCCGCATCGGCCACCGTGGCGTTGATGCGCGACGAGCTTTCGTTCGTTTGGGCGCTCATCATGGCTACTTGCCAAGCCGGCGCTTGCGCAAAGGCCCCGATGCCCCGAAAAACGATAAGTAGTAGCATGAGACGAGCCCAAGTCATGGCAGAGAAGCTAAGTAGTGAGCGCGAAAATCAACAGCCAATGTACGCGCTAGTCGACTGGGTTCAAACGCGCTGCATGGGCCACAGCTCCACGCTCACGGGGCCGCCCGCGTGCACCAGCGGCGCCCCGGCGGGCGTGGGCAAGCCGTGGCTTTCTACCAGCGACGACTCGTAGTGCAGCACCTGCGCCGCGCTCAGGGGCCAGGGCTGGTGGGCCACCCGGCCCCGGTAGAGGCGGGTCTGAGCCTTGTTGCTGGCGTAAAGGCAGTAGCGCTCAGTAAGAAAAAAGGCCAGCGAGCCGGGCTCGGCCGGGGGCAGGGGCGTTCCGATTTTCCAGGTGGCGCGGAAGCTGGCGGCTGGCATGCGCCCCTGCGCGCGCCGCGCTGTGAACTGCCGCAGCTGGGCACTGGGGCTGTCCAGGCGCATGGTGGCGCGCAGGTAGGGCAGGTGGAAAAAGGTGCGCGCCACCCACACGGCCAGCGGGCTGGTGGCATCGAGCGAGAAAAACCACACGCCGGGCACGCCGTCGAGGTGCACGTAGGTGCGCACGTTCAGCTCCAGAAATTCGTCGGTGCCGGGCACGGGCGGCGTGAGGCGGGTGCTCACCTTCGACATCTTGAAGGGCACCACCGCCAGCCAGGCCATGCCGTCGTAGGTGTCGACGCGGAGGCGGGGCGGCAGCAGCGGCTGTAGCAGCGCCGCTGGCACCGGCCAGTGCATAAACAGGAGGTCGCTCCACTGCTGGCGCAGCAGCGGCGCGCCCAGGGGCCGCTCGCGCAGCGCTAGGCGGGCGGCCAGGGTGGGGGCGCTAGGGTCGGCCACAGCGGGCGGGGCAAAAGCAGAATCGGGCA
This DNA window, taken from Hymenobacter sp. 5317J-9, encodes the following:
- a CDS encoding STAS domain-containing protein gives rise to the protein MKVTAQPSAETLTLLLDGELDASSAIVLDTELAKPDILNYRKVLVDCAKLSYISSAGLGVFISHLQRFQDANVKLVFFNMQEKVFNVFEILGLDALMTIVPSAAEAEAA
- a CDS encoding GAF domain-containing SpoIIE family protein phosphatase, giving the protein MLQRLPSFLLPLSFLSWVLLLLSALSHSGAGPWLGTWPEWTTQLAQGVFVLGVFLYYRYQPSPLHGQAFVRLLRRLLTGPGLLALACIGLHLLERLMKDQPVFDSNGLFFTSIYTLNLGLFVVFLARTNYAWRALVLFRSLPRLQREWTVFEVLLGATLLFRLVGVNPPNYIGIPLVVLLGLYGIYLSGHQKWVAYLSQREKWRAVLLQSGLLFSVLVFVQYFRVTQADPQLIAPQPQHAFLLLTAFFSAFYALMGLLVTFFNLPIADVIEQRRSEILRLQRLTQIIQRGQTTAEVYHILLESAVQTVKADAAWLDLDPGHSGVTAAAATQYFNLEPEQADALRARLQGHDLPEGDFITNDLHARIGFEGTTQHYRSLLQLPLRGLHFNYGMLYLLKVEPNTFDREDLSILQTFTSQAVLSIENLELVRTSLENQRTQEELKIASQVQDSLIPKNLPTDNWFDISSHSLAAKEVGGDFYDFLHLPGRRLAVIIGDVSGKGVTAAFHMAQMKGIFHSLMQENPLAKNERDKFPVPSRFMAQANAALTHCLEKSSFITSSLYIIDYEQGGFVFARAGHCHTLYYHALREEVFYFESQGLGLGIIRNESYEKHIKNQFYDYSPGDVMVIYTDGIVEARGGDGTEEYGEDRLKLRLEESYYQEANEIKDFILKDLNAFTHGHPIHDDQTLLVIKFKSAQPPLLA
- the guaB gene encoding IMP dehydrogenase gives rise to the protein MADSATPKIAFEALTYDDVLLLPAYSEVLPRDCDTGTRLTPTIRLHTPLISAAMDTVTESDMAIALAQEGGLGIIHKNMSIKAQAEHVRRVKRSESALIQDPFTLPPTATLADARQLMRKHNIGGIPVVAPDHTLQGILTSRDLRFETDLTQPVTTVMIPLDRLVTAPAGIDQAAAEQLLTDSKVDKLPLVDTEGRLAGLMTYKDIRKRRRTPHASKDGQGRLRVGAAVGVTADLLPRVAALVEAGVDIVSLDTAHGHSKGVLDAVRAIKAAYPKLPVMAGNVATAAGAKALADAGADVVKVGVGPGSICTTRIIAGIGVPQLSAVLEAAKGLEGTGVTLVADGGIKFSGDLVKALAGGAAAVMVGSLLAGTEEAPGDLIIYEGRKYKSYRGMGSVEAMEDGSKDRYFQDAEDDVKKLVPEGIVGRVPFKGNVSEVIYQLAGGLRAGMGYVGARNIEALQAAQFVRITGAGLRESHPHDVQITREAPNYSSR
- a CDS encoding alpha/beta hydrolase-fold protein; this encodes MKKLFTFLLALLGLAAQAQTTFRITAVPSNTPANATIYMAGTFNNWNPASAAHALAYNSADGTYSITLPASVTGSIEYKFTRGSWAAVETTASNGQVPNRTYTIAGAGATVLHQVLNWEDLAGGTPTGTSTAAANVTVISTTFAMPQLGRTRRVWLYLPADYASSGRRYPVLYMQDGQNVFDARTSFAGEWSVDETLNQLQASGQDPTGCIVVAVDNGSARLDEYSPWNNPQYGGGQGDLYVDFLVQTLKPYIDANYRTLTSRENTGIAGSSMGALIATYAALREPTVFGKVGVFSPAYWFAATQLFQYVHAHPANPNTRFYFVSGTAESTTMVPQMAAMRDSLQRGGVPAANLNFNTRTDGQHAEWFWKREFPAGYSWLYAPGVATAARPAQRLAVSLYPNPVAQELHVVLPAALAEVGLEISDSQGRTVLRAAVRNGQAVNLRSLASGLYLSRVVAGNEVGVVKFTKE
- a CDS encoding oxidoreductase codes for the protein MPDSTPQTWFITGASSGFGEALADHVLEQGGRVAATFRKPEQAADFTAKTPDRTLGVVADVTNEGQVKTAIADSIARFGQLDVVVNNAGYGSMGSIEEVPAEEVQRQFDVNVFGALHVLRAVLPHLRERKSGHVLNITSIGGLKTFPGVGIYNASKFALEAIGESLSQQVGPLGIKVTNIEPSGFRTKWAGESATIANTKIDDYQPTVGENIRGIEGYSGRQPGDPVRAAKAMYDVVQMENPPLHLPLGKAAVKGARDKFATLTKELEQYADMGDAADFPAGE
- a CDS encoding FRG domain-containing protein is translated as MPHSTNDHRATSWEDLQRLLFQNTWDGRIGRFRSPFVYRGSRSRHYLLNTSLQRLGGEYHRLEHHLLRNFRKYARDTPMQAAGASTWDWLALAQHHGLPTRLLDWTYSPYVALHFATDDLDAYHEDGIVWALNYVKAAEHLPQRLRQALRQEGSNVFTSELLQPESSSLHELEQLQAEPYVLFLEPPSLDARIVHQYALFSLMSTAQSVLHDWLAARPELYFRIIIPAELKWEVRDKLDQANITERVLLPGLGGLSRWLHRHYSPRTDGRSFLDENEMR